From one Streptomyces sp. CA-210063 genomic stretch:
- a CDS encoding TIGR03767 family metallophosphoesterase, which yields MSRIRSVAAAATNPDRRAFLAATGAVGLAAGAGFAMRPETDAHAAATADKAAEVPLANLSNREAPAAPLAPYTRGTTLASVAAPRNASGYRRLGDGPAWKRVVRGDLATPKSGRETRRTTLASFVQFTDLHVVDVQHPLRYEYLRAQTASAWRPQEALSVAGAVSLVERVNALRGAPVTGSPLHFVMTTGDNTDNNSKTELDWFLKVMSGGRVTPNSGDPRRYEGVQNSGLKLYWQPDAILRDADKQLGFPHLNGFLAAAIREVNSPGLNVPWYSTVGNHDSLPGGCYAPGDSFFADFAVGGRKLMTLDEQVGKAIWDNVKSGGDPRGAEWKAILKAQAKKMRSVTPDENRAPFTPQEYLKAHLDPAHTGPGPVGHGYSKANLDARTQYYAFRIADDVIGISLDSTDPGGHYEGSLGTAQLKWLDRTLKEAAKDGSYAVVFSHHTSKSMRNLNKDPSRPGEARHGGDEVLSLLGRHRNVLAWVNGHSHRNRITPHSAASGGSFWEISTASHIDFPQLARVIELVDNKDGTISLFTTLIESAAPHATDFTDLSQTGLAALYRELSYNAPGRRDTLTGTGGDRNTELVLRKG from the coding sequence ATGTCGCGCATACGCTCAGTCGCAGCAGCCGCCACCAACCCTGACCGCAGGGCCTTCCTCGCCGCAACCGGCGCGGTGGGCCTCGCCGCGGGGGCCGGCTTCGCCATGCGGCCGGAGACCGACGCCCACGCCGCCGCCACCGCCGACAAGGCGGCCGAGGTCCCCCTGGCCAACCTCTCGAACAGAGAGGCCCCGGCCGCCCCCCTCGCGCCGTACACCCGGGGCACGACCCTCGCCTCGGTCGCGGCCCCCCGCAACGCCTCCGGCTACCGCCGCCTCGGCGACGGCCCCGCCTGGAAGCGGGTGGTCCGCGGCGACCTCGCGACCCCCAAGTCCGGCCGCGAGACCCGCCGTACGACGCTGGCGTCCTTCGTGCAGTTCACCGACCTGCACGTGGTGGACGTCCAGCACCCGTTGCGCTACGAGTACCTGCGCGCCCAGACCGCGAGCGCCTGGCGTCCGCAGGAGGCCCTGTCCGTGGCCGGCGCCGTCTCGCTCGTCGAGCGGGTGAACGCGCTGCGCGGAGCCCCGGTGACCGGCTCCCCCCTGCACTTCGTCATGACGACCGGCGACAACACCGACAACAACTCCAAGACGGAACTCGACTGGTTCCTGAAGGTGATGAGCGGTGGCCGGGTCACCCCCAACTCCGGTGACCCGCGCCGCTACGAGGGCGTCCAGAACAGCGGCCTCAAGCTCTACTGGCAGCCGGACGCGATCCTCCGCGACGCCGACAAGCAGCTCGGCTTCCCGCACCTGAACGGCTTCCTGGCCGCCGCGATCCGCGAGGTCAACAGCCCCGGCCTGAACGTCCCCTGGTACTCCACGGTCGGCAACCACGACTCCCTCCCCGGCGGCTGCTACGCCCCCGGCGACTCCTTCTTCGCCGACTTCGCGGTCGGCGGAAGGAAGCTGATGACCCTGGACGAGCAGGTCGGCAAGGCCATCTGGGACAACGTCAAGAGCGGCGGCGACCCCCGGGGCGCCGAGTGGAAGGCCATCCTCAAGGCCCAGGCGAAGAAGATGCGCTCGGTCACCCCGGACGAGAACCGCGCCCCCTTCACCCCGCAGGAGTACCTGAAGGCCCACCTGGACCCGGCCCACACGGGCCCCGGCCCGGTCGGCCACGGCTACTCGAAGGCCAACCTGGACGCCCGCACCCAGTACTACGCCTTCCGTATCGCCGACGACGTCATCGGCATCAGCCTCGACTCCACCGACCCCGGCGGCCACTACGAGGGCTCGCTCGGCACGGCCCAGCTCAAGTGGCTGGACCGCACGCTGAAGGAGGCGGCCAAGGACGGTTCGTACGCCGTCGTCTTCAGCCACCACACCAGCAAGTCGATGCGGAACCTCAACAAGGACCCGTCCCGCCCGGGCGAGGCCCGCCACGGCGGCGACGAGGTGCTGTCCCTGCTCGGCCGCCACCGCAACGTCCTGGCCTGGGTGAACGGCCACAGCCACCGCAACCGCATCACCCCGCACTCGGCCGCGAGCGGCGGTTCCTTCTGGGAGATCTCGACCGCCTCCCACATCGACTTCCCCCAACTCGCCCGCGTCATCGAGCTGGTGGACAACAAGGACGGCACGATCTCCCTCTTCACCACCCTGATCGAATCGGCCGCCCCGCACGCCACCGACTTCACGGACCTCTCCCAGACCGGCCTCGCGGCCCTCTACCGCGAGCTCTCCTACAACGCCCCCGGCCGCCGCGACACCCTCACCGGCACGGGTGGCGACCGCAACACGGAGCTGGTCCTCCGCAAGGGCTGA
- a CDS encoding DUF1203 domain-containing protein, translated as MTTYAARPIDPAVLKELRSADDSGRSRAPFVDDEGGAPLRCCLRRSEPGEQIALVSYAPLRRWAAGTGVDPGAYDEQGPVFIHAEECAGPDGDRYPFTNAHRTVRRYSAEGRILGGRLVEEPEEFGLAFDEAFADPEVALVHVRAVEYGCFLFEVRRS; from the coding sequence ATGACGACGTACGCCGCACGACCGATCGACCCGGCGGTTCTGAAGGAGCTGCGCTCGGCCGACGATTCGGGGCGCTCGCGCGCCCCGTTCGTGGACGACGAGGGCGGCGCCCCACTCCGCTGCTGTCTGCGCCGCAGTGAGCCGGGGGAGCAGATCGCCCTTGTCTCGTACGCGCCCCTGCGCCGCTGGGCGGCCGGGACGGGCGTCGACCCGGGAGCGTACGACGAGCAGGGGCCGGTCTTCATCCATGCGGAGGAGTGCGCGGGCCCGGACGGGGACCGCTACCCCTTCACGAACGCCCACCGCACGGTGCGCCGCTACTCGGCCGAGGGCCGCATCTTGGGCGGCCGACTCGTGGAGGAACCCGAGGAGTTCGGCCTGGCCTTCGACGAGGCGTTCGCCGACCCGGAGGTGGCGTTGGTCCATGTCCGCGCGGTCGAATACGGATGCTTCCTTTTCGAGGTGCGCAGGTCGTGA
- a CDS encoding serine hydrolase domain-containing protein — protein MATRTVRTALVAATAVAAAVALAAPAVAAPAPARADHVATRKAMDAAVKDGVAGVALQAKDKHGVWKATSGVGDIRTDKPRSAHDRYRVGSITKTFVSTVLLQLEAEGKLSLDDKVDTWLPGLVRGNGHDGREVTLRQLLNHTSGISNYTDDEEFGRTYFLKDGFFKHRFDTAPPEHLVAVAMKHKPDFAPGTDWNYSNTNYVLAGMVIEKATGNPYGDEIRARVIEPLGLRSTLVPGTYPKVPKPSSRAYGKLAETTTGPTYDVTELNPSLAYSAGEMISDSGDLNRFYSALLKGKLLPPKQLAEMKTTIKVDEIPGAGYGLGLIERKLSCGITVWGHGGGIHGSTSEAVTTSDGGHSLAFNFNSDWTGDSEAIVEAEFCKK, from the coding sequence ATGGCAACACGCACCGTACGTACGGCTCTGGTGGCGGCGACCGCGGTGGCCGCGGCGGTGGCGCTGGCCGCGCCCGCCGTGGCGGCACCCGCACCGGCCAGAGCGGACCACGTGGCGACCCGGAAGGCCATGGACGCGGCCGTGAAGGACGGCGTCGCCGGTGTGGCCCTCCAGGCCAAGGACAAGCACGGCGTCTGGAAGGCCACGTCCGGCGTCGGCGACATCAGGACGGACAAGCCGCGTTCGGCCCACGACCGCTACCGCGTCGGCAGCATCACGAAGACCTTCGTGTCGACGGTCCTGCTCCAGCTGGAGGCGGAGGGGAAGCTGTCGCTGGACGACAAGGTGGACACATGGCTGCCGGGCCTGGTGCGCGGCAACGGCCACGACGGACGTGAGGTGACGCTCCGCCAACTCCTCAACCACACCAGCGGAATCTCCAACTACACGGACGACGAGGAGTTCGGCCGCACGTACTTCCTGAAGGACGGCTTCTTCAAGCACCGCTTCGACACGGCGCCCCCGGAGCACCTGGTGGCGGTCGCCATGAAGCACAAGCCCGACTTCGCCCCCGGCACCGACTGGAACTACTCGAACACCAACTACGTCCTGGCCGGCATGGTGATCGAGAAGGCCACGGGCAACCCGTACGGTGACGAGATCCGCGCCCGCGTCATCGAGCCCCTCGGCCTGCGCTCCACCCTCGTCCCCGGCACCTACCCGAAGGTCCCGAAGCCGAGCAGCCGCGCCTACGGCAAGCTGGCCGAGACGACGACGGGCCCGACGTACGACGTCACGGAACTGAACCCGTCCCTGGCCTACTCGGCGGGCGAGATGATCTCCGACTCCGGCGACCTCAACCGCTTCTACTCCGCGCTGCTCAAGGGCAAGCTCCTGCCGCCGAAGCAGCTAGCCGAGATGAAGACCACGATCAAGGTCGACGAGATCCCCGGCGCCGGCTACGGCCTGGGCCTCATCGAACGGAAGCTCAGCTGCGGCATCACCGTCTGGGGCCACGGCGGCGGCATCCACGGCTCCACCTCGGAAGCCGTCACCACGTCCGACGGCGGCCACTCCCTCGCCTTCAACTTCAACAGCGACTGGACGGGCGACAGCGAGGCGATCGTGGAAGCGGAGTTCTGTAAGAAGTAG
- a CDS encoding sigma-70 family RNA polymerase sigma factor: MPTAAATAVDPLDAAQERRVRAVLALGGVPQSDLLDGVQQVRLRLLERAASGREAPRDVSAWAAVVASNLAMDWHRAKRRQERLGERLASLRQPVAHPSGEDSSVLSLAVARGLDELPDALRQVLVLRFYADLPVRGIADELGIPEGTVKSRLHSAVRALRTRLHEDEVV, encoded by the coding sequence GTGCCCACCGCCGCCGCCACGGCCGTCGATCCGCTGGACGCGGCCCAGGAGCGGCGGGTGCGGGCGGTGCTCGCGCTCGGCGGTGTGCCGCAGTCGGACCTGCTGGACGGGGTACAGCAGGTCCGGCTGCGGCTGCTGGAGAGGGCCGCGAGCGGCCGTGAGGCACCGCGGGACGTGTCCGCGTGGGCGGCGGTGGTCGCCTCCAACCTGGCGATGGACTGGCATCGCGCCAAGCGTCGCCAGGAGCGCCTCGGCGAGCGGCTGGCCTCGCTGCGCCAGCCCGTGGCGCACCCCTCCGGCGAGGACTCCAGCGTGCTCTCGCTCGCCGTCGCCCGCGGCCTGGACGAGCTGCCCGACGCCCTGCGCCAGGTCCTCGTCCTGCGCTTCTACGCCGACCTGCCGGTACGCGGGATCGCCGACGAGCTCGGCATCCCCGAGGGCACGGTCAAGAGCAGGCTCCACTCGGCGGTCCGCGCCCTGCGCACCCGCCTGCACGAGGACGAGGTGGTGTGA
- a CDS encoding S8 family serine peptidase, with protein sequence MTLTPQPGPRPGTRRVARIAVAAGLVAALSAAGPIPMAFSADDPSATVPADGGVKSAHDKLGSTDADLLAEAKADGDKNVTMMIATAPGKTEQVAEQLDAVKGGSVGRTDDKLGYVRATVPTKSADSAISAATKLSSVHGIDLRQEILLDDPSPAADTAKGATSQPTVAETYPGPGKNTPAENPYNPSFETGAVDFVKQNPKADGRGITIGVLDSGVDLAHPALQKTSTGERKIVDWVTSTDPIIDGDGSWRPMTNSVSGPTFTFGGRTWSAPSGSYSVNTFRESITAAGDAAGDVNRDGDTTDAWGVLYDAAAGTVTVDVNQNFDFTDDKPMKPYKDGYQIGYFGTDDPSTDVAERQPFVVEYRKDVPMDPFGGDWVGKKADFVNIGLISSEHGTHVAGITAANGLFGGKMNGAAPGAKLVSSRACEFGPGCTNVALTEGMIDLVANRGVDIVNMSIGGLPALNDGNNARAELYTRLIDEYGVQLVIAGGNEGPGANTIGDPGLADKVISVGAAISKETWASNYGSQVTKPYQLFNFSSRGPREDGGFTPTLVAPGAAVNTAQTWLPGFIVPEAGYQLPAGYQMLNGTSMASPQAAGASALLLSAAKQKGIDLTPAKLRTALTSTADHINGVQAYAEGAGLINIVDAWKSVKAGATAHDYAVKAPVDTAIDFALETPGFGTGIYDREGGLKAGQKKTYDVTITRTSGADKAIRHELHLENNRDNTFRIVGDDVVSLPLNKPVTVKVAAKPENSGISSAILEVDDPKTVGIDKQILNTVVVSTPLKYTHSASGTVQRNSFKSYFITVPEGAKTLEVAISGLKDKSQTRFIANHPYGVAVEDTGSPYCYSNYLDGSGCKPDVRSYADPQPGVWEIEVESRRTSPVLDNTFKLNFAVYGASFDPEVVTVPEAKVGTPTAASWKVTNSLAAVDGKLAGGPLGSAKTDRPTIANGATQTSTVEVPAGAESLDVTIGNTADTAADLDLYVYDAEGNEVAFDADGDSEESVSVPSPAAGTYTIQVIGYAIPAGSTAYDYRDVFFSSSLGEVKVADTAVKLGTGDSTTVSGEVVAAAEAPAGREFFGRVQLVNARGTVAGTGSVRIEKVTP encoded by the coding sequence ATGACCCTCACCCCCCAGCCCGGCCCCCGGCCGGGTACGAGACGCGTGGCGCGCATAGCCGTGGCCGCGGGTCTGGTCGCCGCGCTTTCCGCGGCCGGGCCGATACCCATGGCCTTCTCGGCGGACGACCCCTCCGCGACCGTCCCGGCCGACGGCGGCGTCAAGTCCGCGCACGACAAGCTCGGTTCGACCGACGCCGATCTGCTCGCCGAGGCCAAGGCCGACGGCGACAAGAACGTCACCATGATGATCGCCACCGCGCCCGGGAAGACCGAACAGGTCGCCGAGCAACTGGACGCGGTCAAGGGCGGCTCCGTGGGCCGTACCGACGACAAGCTCGGCTACGTCCGCGCCACGGTTCCCACCAAGAGCGCCGACTCCGCCATCTCGGCCGCCACGAAGCTCTCCTCCGTGCACGGCATCGACCTGCGCCAGGAGATCCTCCTCGACGACCCGTCGCCGGCCGCGGACACCGCGAAGGGCGCCACGTCGCAGCCCACGGTGGCGGAGACGTACCCGGGGCCGGGCAAGAACACCCCCGCCGAGAACCCGTACAACCCGTCGTTCGAGACGGGCGCCGTCGACTTCGTGAAGCAGAACCCGAAGGCGGACGGCCGGGGCATCACCATCGGCGTCCTGGACTCCGGTGTCGACCTCGCGCACCCGGCGCTGCAGAAGACGTCCACCGGCGAGCGCAAGATCGTCGACTGGGTGACCTCCACCGACCCGATCATCGACGGCGACGGCAGCTGGCGCCCGATGACGAACTCGGTCTCCGGGCCGACCTTCACCTTCGGCGGCCGGACCTGGAGCGCGCCCTCGGGCTCCTACTCCGTCAACACCTTCCGCGAGTCCATCACGGCGGCCGGTGACGCGGCGGGTGACGTGAACCGCGACGGCGACACCACCGACGCGTGGGGCGTGCTCTACGACGCGGCGGCCGGCACGGTCACCGTCGACGTCAACCAGAACTTCGACTTCACCGACGACAAGCCGATGAAGCCGTACAAGGACGGCTACCAGATCGGCTACTTCGGCACCGACGACCCGTCGACCGACGTCGCCGAGCGCCAGCCGTTCGTCGTGGAGTACCGCAAGGACGTCCCGATGGATCCCTTCGGGGGCGACTGGGTCGGCAAGAAGGCCGACTTCGTCAACATCGGTCTCATCTCCAGCGAGCACGGCACCCACGTCGCCGGCATCACCGCCGCGAACGGCCTGTTCGGCGGCAAGATGAACGGCGCCGCGCCCGGCGCGAAGCTCGTCTCGTCCCGCGCCTGCGAGTTCGGCCCCGGCTGCACCAACGTCGCGCTCACCGAGGGCATGATCGACCTCGTCGCCAACCGTGGCGTCGACATCGTCAACATGTCCATCGGCGGTCTCCCGGCGCTGAACGACGGCAACAACGCGCGCGCCGAGCTCTACACGCGCCTCATCGACGAGTACGGCGTCCAGCTGGTCATCGCCGGCGGCAACGAGGGCCCCGGCGCCAACACGATCGGCGACCCCGGTCTGGCCGACAAGGTGATCTCGGTCGGCGCGGCCATCTCCAAGGAGACCTGGGCGTCCAACTACGGTTCACAGGTGACCAAGCCGTACCAGCTGTTCAACTTCTCCTCGCGCGGCCCGCGTGAGGACGGCGGCTTCACCCCGACCCTGGTCGCGCCCGGCGCGGCGGTCAACACCGCGCAGACCTGGCTGCCGGGCTTCATCGTCCCCGAGGCGGGCTACCAGCTGCCGGCCGGCTACCAGATGCTGAACGGCACCTCGATGGCCTCCCCGCAGGCGGCCGGCGCCTCCGCGCTGCTGCTCAGCGCCGCGAAGCAGAAGGGCATCGACCTGACGCCCGCGAAGCTGCGCACCGCGCTGACCTCGACCGCCGACCACATCAACGGCGTCCAGGCGTACGCCGAGGGCGCGGGCCTGATCAACATCGTCGACGCGTGGAAGTCGGTCAAGGCGGGCGCCACGGCGCACGACTACGCCGTCAAGGCCCCGGTCGACACGGCCATCGACTTCGCGCTCGAGACCCCGGGCTTCGGCACCGGCATCTACGACCGTGAGGGCGGCCTCAAGGCCGGGCAGAAGAAGACGTACGACGTGACCATCACCCGTACGTCCGGTGCCGACAAGGCGATCCGCCACGAGCTGCACCTGGAGAACAACCGGGACAACACGTTCCGGATCGTCGGCGACGACGTGGTCTCCCTGCCGCTGAACAAGCCGGTCACCGTGAAGGTCGCCGCCAAGCCGGAGAACTCCGGCATCAGCAGCGCGATCCTGGAGGTCGACGACCCGAAGACCGTGGGCATCGACAAGCAGATCCTCAACACGGTGGTCGTCTCCACGCCGCTGAAGTACACCCACTCGGCGTCCGGCACGGTCCAGCGCAACTCCTTCAAGTCGTACTTCATCACCGTCCCCGAGGGCGCGAAGACCCTCGAGGTCGCCATCAGCGGGCTGAAGGACAAGAGCCAGACCCGCTTCATCGCCAACCACCCGTACGGCGTCGCGGTGGAGGACACCGGCTCCCCGTACTGCTACAGCAACTACCTCGACGGCAGCGGCTGCAAGCCGGACGTACGGTCGTACGCCGACCCGCAGCCCGGCGTCTGGGAGATCGAGGTCGAGTCGCGCCGGACGTCGCCGGTGCTCGACAACACCTTCAAGCTGAACTTCGCGGTGTACGGGGCGAGCTTCGACCCGGAGGTCGTCACCGTGCCCGAGGCCAAGGTCGGCACCCCGACCGCCGCCTCCTGGAAGGTGACCAACAGCCTCGCCGCCGTCGACGGCAAGCTGGCGGGCGGGCCGCTCGGCTCGGCCAAGACCGACCGGCCGACCATCGCCAACGGTGCCACCCAGACCTCCACGGTCGAGGTGCCCGCGGGCGCCGAGTCCCTGGACGTCACCATCGGCAACACGGCTGACACCGCCGCCGACCTCGACCTGTACGTCTACGACGCCGAGGGCAACGAGGTCGCGTTCGACGCGGACGGCGACTCCGAGGAGTCCGTCTCCGTCCCGTCGCCGGCCGCCGGTACGTACACCATCCAGGTCATCGGCTACGCGATCCCGGCCGGGTCGACCGCGTACGACTACCGCGACGTGTTCTTCTCCTCCTCGCTCGGCGAGGTGAAGGTCGCGGACACCGCCGTCAAGCTCGGCACGGGTGACTCGACGACCGTCTCCGGTGAGGTCGTCGCGGCCGCCGAGGCCCCGGCCGGCCGGGAGTTCTTCGGCCGGGTCCAGCTGGTCAACGCCCGCGGCACCGTCGCGGGCACCGGCAGCGTGCGGATCGAGAAGGTCACGCCGTAG
- a CDS encoding NUDIX hydrolase, with protein MREQLRVAAYAMCVRDGRVLLARWVSRDGSEKKWTLPGGGMDHGEDPYDTVVREAAEETGYDIEPTALLGIHSVRRDRPRHVGRDVDFHALRIVYEARVTGGDLRHELNGSTDMAAWHPLDEVPNLERVDLVDAALRLWRERPGNGHLALPISR; from the coding sequence ATGCGCGAGCAGTTGAGGGTGGCGGCCTACGCCATGTGCGTACGGGACGGGCGGGTGCTGCTGGCCCGCTGGGTCTCCCGCGACGGCAGCGAGAAGAAGTGGACCCTGCCGGGCGGCGGCATGGACCACGGCGAGGACCCGTACGACACGGTCGTCCGCGAGGCCGCCGAGGAGACGGGCTACGACATTGAGCCCACCGCCCTCCTCGGCATCCACTCCGTCCGGCGCGACCGCCCCCGTCACGTCGGCCGCGACGTCGACTTCCACGCCCTCCGCATCGTCTACGAGGCCCGCGTCACCGGCGGCGACCTCCGCCACGAACTCAACGGCTCCACCGACATGGCCGCTTGGCACCCCCTGGACGAGGTGCCGAACCTGGAGCGTGTGGACCTGGTCGACGCGGCCCTACGACTCTGGAGGGAACGCCCGGGGAACGGCCACCTGGCACTCCCGATCAGTCGATAA
- a CDS encoding aspartate-semialdehyde dehydrogenase has protein sequence MRVGIVGATGQVGTVMRRILKDRDFPTRELRLFASARSAGSVIDGVTVEDAATADYSGLDIVLFSAGGATSRALAEKVASQGAVVIDNSSAWRRDPDVPLVVSEVNPHAIADRPKGIIANPNCTTMAAMPVLRPLHDEAGLEALVVATYQAVSGSGLAGVAELHGQVQKVVADADKLTHDGSAVDFPEPGVYKRPIAFNVIPLAGSIVDDGLHETDEEQKLRHESRKILEIPGLKVSGTCVRVPVFSGHSLQVNARFARPISVERATELLAGAPGVALSDIPTPLQAAGQDPSFVGRLRADETVDNGLALFISNDNLRKGAALNAVQIAELVAAELSE, from the coding sequence GTGAGGGTCGGAATCGTCGGAGCCACCGGTCAGGTCGGCACGGTCATGCGCAGGATCCTCAAGGACCGTGACTTCCCGACGCGCGAGCTGCGCCTGTTCGCGTCCGCCCGTTCGGCGGGTTCGGTCATCGACGGCGTGACGGTCGAGGACGCGGCGACGGCCGACTACTCCGGCCTCGACATCGTCCTGTTCTCCGCGGGCGGCGCGACCTCCAGGGCGCTGGCCGAGAAGGTGGCGTCCCAGGGCGCGGTCGTGATCGACAACTCCTCCGCGTGGCGCCGCGACCCCGACGTACCGCTCGTCGTCTCCGAGGTGAACCCGCACGCGATCGCCGACCGCCCCAAGGGCATCATCGCCAACCCGAACTGCACGACGATGGCCGCGATGCCGGTGCTGCGTCCGCTGCACGACGAGGCGGGCCTCGAAGCGCTGGTCGTCGCCACCTACCAGGCCGTGTCCGGCTCCGGCCTCGCGGGCGTCGCGGAGCTGCACGGCCAGGTGCAGAAGGTCGTGGCCGACGCGGACAAGCTGACGCACGACGGTTCGGCCGTCGACTTCCCCGAGCCCGGTGTCTACAAGCGGCCCATCGCCTTCAACGTCATCCCCCTCGCCGGCTCGATCGTCGACGACGGTCTGCACGAGACGGACGAGGAGCAGAAGCTCCGCCACGAGTCCCGCAAGATCCTGGAGATCCCGGGGCTGAAGGTCTCCGGCACCTGTGTCCGCGTCCCGGTCTTCTCCGGCCACTCCCTCCAGGTCAACGCCCGTTTCGCGCGCCCGATCTCCGTGGAGCGCGCGACGGAGCTGCTGGCCGGCGCCCCGGGCGTCGCCCTCTCCGACATCCCGACCCCCCTCCAGGCCGCCGGCCAGGACCCGTCGTTCGTCGGCCGCCTCCGCGCCGACGAGACCGTCGACAACGGCCTCGCGCTCTTCATCTCCAACGACAACCTCCGCAAGGGCGCCGCGCTGAACGCGGTGCAGATCGCGGAGCTGGTGGCGGCGGAGCTGAGCGAGTAG